The DNA segment GACGAACGAGATCAGAGGGCGATAGGTTATACGCCCAAAGCGACAGGGGGCGCAGATTTAAGCCCCTATTCTTTCCGTTTTTTCATTCAAAATGAATTTGAACGAGTAGCCGACAACCTCTTTTTTGTTTTTATTTGAGATTTGCTTCTCAAATATAAGTTTTTTAAAGTAGCTCTCATTTAGTTCATTAATGGACGGCTGAATTACCCGGCAATCAAGATCTTTTGAGCCGTAGCACTCAGGCGCAGACATAAAATTTTCAAAATCAGATCTAGTAAAATTTACGCATTTAAAGCCGTCTTTATCGGGCTTTATGTTTTCGTATTGCTGTAAGAGTCGATATAAAGTCTTTGCAAATTTACCCCTAATCGCAACGAAGTCATAAAGATTTATTCTCATAAATTTAAGAGTTCCAAAAAGGACGTCAAGAGCGCGCTTATTCATTCTGAAACGAAGAATCTGCTTGTTTCTAAAAGTATCGATATCGGTAAAAAATACGCCGACGCTCAAAATTTCATCGTCTTCCGTGTGAGTAA comes from the Campylobacter rectus genome and includes:
- a CDS encoding replication initiation protein gives rise to the protein MSEISFYFGKGHFVLETTKKVAKPNHAGSLVFRNKMNSVLFPINFTARDYDIFFTICWYAKEMGYTENKGFIDMPYSELARFYEKGINKTRFNDEIKVFIDKVLGRKGSAIYRSITHTEDDEILSVGVFFTDIDTFRNKQILRFRMNKRALDVLFGTLKFMRINLYDFVAIRGKFAKTLYRLLQQYENIKPDKDGFKCVNFTRSDFENFMSAPECYGSKDLDCRVIQPSINELNESYFKKLIFEKQISNKNKKEVVGYSFKFILNEKTERIGA